The genomic segment CGCAGTGTGATTAATGCCCCTCTTGGAAAACGCCCCGATGCCGTAGTGCGCTGATCTCTgcgccatgaaaaaaagaaaacccaaaAGCGATGTCGAGTTAGGGTACAGAAAAGTAGCCGCAGCTATAGTCGTAGCAGCAGTGCACAGAACTGCGCTTTTCTTTAgaatcacaaagaaaaaaaattcgcggCTACCGCCTGCCTGTTCTTGCTTAAATTTCGccgtaatattgcatgttatacTCAGGATGCTTCAACCGAAACGCGTTTCTTTGTATGGCTAATATGTGGCCCATGAATACACGAGAACAAACGGCTTCTTATATGTGATCTGCTTGCGTTTATATAATCATACGGAACTTGCCCCATAAGATATACTGGAGCGTACGGATTTTTATATCTCATATGTTCCTATGGGATATTAGAATATAGGTTCTATgggattttcttctttttcataggGATCTTGATATAGCGAGTCTGGTGGCCGCGAGGAAAAGAATGACGTGGCATCGACGACAACACAATTTGTCCGTAAACGACTTACAGAATAGCCGAGATAACGAGACACGTATGCACGCAGCAGCGctgctggcgccatctcgtgacgCTGGCGTCAACTATAATGCAAAGATCTAGTATAATTGCAACGTCTGCGCTCTACGTATTTGCTCGCACGAAGGCGTTGTTACCTACATTCATTAGCGTATAGTGGCTTCGTTTCTCCCTTCTTCACTTCTGAAAGAACTAAGGTGCAAGACGGAAACAATTCTGAAAGGTTGTGGCTTAAGGAAAGCGTCACAAGGTGACGCTACCAGCGCTTCTGCTGTCACGGTCGGTTTGTCCGCAGTTTCGTAGACGGCCATACGTTTACGGGCGGGCTTGAACCCTCCATTACCGTTTACGGAAGGGCAGCGACACGGAGCGCTGGTGGCTCCACCTGCTGTTGCTGAGTTCaacgagagaaaaataaaattgcaACAACGACGTTCCATTTTGACGCTGGTGTAATGGCTTCAGCAGCAACACAGTCATGAAAGTACTagtcgcaatattttttttttcatttttggatgAAACAAGCCCACAAAACATTTGTCCCTTAAGTATCTTTCCGTAAtttgaacgcgaaagcattatgacTACTCTAATTATACAGTTACATATATGATACGTTACGTCGTAGACTGAGACGTGTCCTTCCCAACTCTaacttaatccaccttaatccaactttCTCTAATTTGTACCTACCTTAGTGCATTGTAatacactttaatccaccctaatccactttaattcatcTTCATTCGCTTTAGTTCTCCTTGATTCACTTTGCTCCATATTAAGCTACAAGATTGCTCTAACTTCTTCTAACTTTAATTCTGTATCAtcactggcatcatacaagacgctgatgacgtcactgatgacgacgtttttttttttcttttttgtaccacTTGTTGCCTACAGCGCCAGTTTTTCACCTTCATGGAAAATATAACGCTTTTGCATTAAAATTATGCGATGCTATGGTTGAACAAACCATCACAAAATGACGCTACTAGAGCTCGTTCTGTGCAGGGATACTATACTACTTCTGTTCTAATGAAATGCGAATAGATTGTCCCGCTGTAGTGACGATGAATAACCACGGGGACACAAGGGAGGGCGGACGCGCTCCGCATCGGCTTCGCACACAGACCTGTTCAGCGGTCAGCGAACCCATCGTGGAACTCCACTGCCTACCTCAATCAACGCGGCAAGGTGAGAGCCTCCCGAGGACCCCACATTTTTGGAGATCCGACGCTCTCCAGCTAAGCCGGCAGCCTTCCTTTCTGGCAGCGGCGCAGCCGCCGCACTAGGCCTCGCGCGGCCACTTCCCAGACTCCAGCATGCAGGTCACAGTGTCCGCAGAGGACTTGAACCCGTCCGAATACAACCCTCGGGACTGGAAGCATGTCCTGTTcatgcacgcgtcccgtcggaaCACGACCGGAGCCTCCAAATCGTCTCCCGCATGCCCAGGATCCAGCATGGGGACGCCACAGAAAGGCAAACGCCACGACGCCATCGCTGCCCGCGTTCCAGCCTCGCCAAGAACAGCTGCGCGCTGCGAGAGCAGCAGCGTTCAAAGGTCGCCAACTCGCGCCGTTGCCTGCCGACGCTTACAAAATTGTCTACAGATCACAGGGAGGGCTCGCACTTCTCGACATCCCACCGCGCTCGCAACTCGCCACAATCATGCAAGCAGCGCAGCTACAAGGCCAACAAGACATCCAGATCCGAGTACATCCCACAAACAACACGTGCACCATCGCCACCACGTGCCAAGAGACCGCCCTAAAACTCGTCAATCTCAAGGATATTACACTTCGCGACCGAAAATATGCTATCACAGCCTACATCGCCCCACCAGCCGGGGCGGTGCGCGGAGTGATCACAAACGCATTTTGGGATGAAACCCCTAGCGAGGTCATCGCAGACCTTCAGGCCCGAAATTCCGAAGTCCCCATCATTGATGTCCGACATATGGGGAAAACATGCTCAATCCTTATCACCTTCGCCTACGGACAAGTTCCGAGGAAAATCATCTACGGCGGCGGTGTCCACCTATGCACGGTCTACCGAGGACATGTCGACGCCTGTGCGAACTGCAGAAAACCAGGACATCGAGCAGATGTATGCACCCTGCCCCGCTCCCACCGACGCCCAAGATGTGGCGAAACTCATGAAAGAGTGGACCCCCCAACCTGCGCTCCACAATGCATTCTCTGCGGTGGAGGACACCTGACCGGAACAAGTGGATGCAAAGCAAATCGAAGAAGTCCTACTACACGCCAGCCGCGGTCCACTCAAAAGAAGACAGAACATCGTCAACACCATCGATCCAGTCCCAGCCCGCGTCGACGCTCCGGCAGCACAGCTTCTCGCCCTTCGGACGCTCGACATCTCTCTCACATGGGCCGATCTGGCCGCCGGAAGACATACCCGCCCGGTCACCCAGCCTCCCGAAGCGCTACAACAGGAACAGGAGCTCCGGGCCCTCAGGGAAGAGGTAAGTCGCCTTGCTTCCTTCGTCCATACCCAACCCCCGACACAATCAGGCCTCTCTAACTCCACTCCACCCCCCGAGACGGAATCTCCCAGCTCACTTCCCACGAAAAAACAGCCAACCACACAGGAAATACCGCCCCCTCAGTTGACAGACATAGATGCCAAACTCGCAGCGCTTGAGGCTAAATTCGATCGTAAACTACAAGAACTCGAAACACGCCTAGAGACTAAACTCACTCACCTTGTAGAAACCCTCACGGAGAAATTAGAGCAACGCATGGATGTTATACTTAACAAGATGCTCGAAAACATAGAACACCGTTTCACACAAATGCGCCCTTCCATACCCACGCAACCCACCCTTCAGCCTACACAATTCACCCCACCTAaccaacacattccaatggaCACGCAACTAACCCCCCCTCTCCGCCTCCCGCGCTCCAGTATGGCGGCGCGGGAAGATAATAACCTACAAATTCTAACTTGGAATTGCGTGGCTTCCGCGGCAAGCGTGCACCTCTGCAACTTTAACTTCCCACACTCAGTGCTCAGCCCCAAATACATTTACTCCAAGACGCTGCACATTGCGCAACACTTTGCAGCTACACCTCGGTACATTCGGACGCCACAGACAAACCCAGGGCGTCCACACTCATACACCGTAGCATCACTCACAGGGTACACCATATCGCTTCAGATACGCCCTGCGTGATCACTGAAATCATACACCACAAATACACGTTACCATCCATATTTCTTGTCAACGTTTATCACCTCCGATCACACCCGATGGCGTCTCTAGAGACCCTACTTCGATCGGTCCACCGGCTGGCAGCAAAGCACCCCCTGTTAGTCGGCGGAGACTGCAACAGTCAACATAGAGAGTGGggataaaaaacaacaacacactGAGGTCGCAGGCTCTGGCTGCTCCTCCAGAACCTCCACCTCACCGTACGCAACAACTTCCTGACGCCCACTCGGATCGGCAATAGCGTCAGTATGGACACCAGCCCGGACCTGGTGCTGACCCACTCTCTCCGAGGCGTCACTGGACCAGAACACAATACACACTAGGCAGTGATCATTACAATATACAGGTCACTACAAACAACCCCGTCACACTTACATGACACACAAACTCATAAACTGGGACTCTCTCCGCACCACTCGGGCGACCCGCTCTGACACCCCCATTTCCGATATCGACACCTAGGTGAAATCACTACAGGATGACGTCCAACGCAACACAAAAATCATTGAAACCCCTACAGAAACCCCTACATGAGACATCCGactcgcccacctctgggaggcctatCACAGCCTCCTAGAACGGCGGAAGAAGAATAAACTAAACAGGACACTTAAAAAGCGGCTGGCCGCGCTGCAAACCCAAATCCAACAACATTCTGAGGAGCTGTGCCGGTCCAACTGGGGCCAGGTATGCGACGGCATTGCTGGGAACCTGTCCACCAAGCGGGCCTGGCAACTCCTCCGCCATCTTATAGATCCAACGCAGACAaaaacaacacaacacaacaccatGTAACAAGACTCATCCACGCACACATAGACAACCCTGACAGCTTTATAGGCACACTTAAAAAAACCTACACCTGCCCAGGCACACCGACTCGCTTGCCTCCCTATACAGGGCAGCCCAACCCCACACTCGACACGGACATAACGGAGacggaagtcagagcggccctcctgACTCTCCATACCATCTCCGCACCTGGCGCCGACCAGGTAACCAAATTCATGCTTCGTAATCTGGATAATCAATCCATCACATAGATTACGGACTACTTAAACCAGTGTTGGAGGGAGGGCACCCTCCCCCAGTCCTGGCGCCATGCGAAGGTCATTTTCATACCCAAACCCAATAAACCACTTACACTCCAAAACCTTCGACCGATCTCGCTAACCTCATGCCTCGGAAAGCTTTTCGAGCATGTAGTATTATCGAGACTCACACAACACATGGCGGAAAACGACCTTTACCCTCATAGCATGGTGGGCTTCCGCCCCCATTTATCTGCACAGGATGCCATGCTACAACTTACGCACGGCATTTTCGACCCCCTTATCCCGGGTCACACAAAGGCAGTCTTGGCTTTGGACCTCTCCAAAGCCTTTGACCGCGTAGAACACCAAGCGATCATGACTGCCCTCTCACCACTGAATGTAGGTGCACGTACGTACACCTACATTCAAGCATTCCTGACCGACCGCACGGCTGAGATACATTTTGGTCCACTCACCTCCCTCTCTTTTACTTTACGGGGTGttggcaccccgcaagggtccgTTCTGTCCCCCTTTCTATGTAATATCACCTTAATTCCACTGACCCGACAATTGGCAATCATACCTCATCTCAAACACActctctatgccgacgacatcacgctgtggactacCCACGGCAGTGACGACGACATAGAGGACACTCTCCAGTCTGCAGCCACCCTGGCCCAAAATTATGCTGCCAGTATCGGTCTTTCTTGCTCCCCAGAAAAATCCGAACTACTAATCAGACCTCGTAATCGCTGCTCCCCATGCTCCCCCATCACGATCGATCTGGACGGACGCCCAGTGCCGGAGGTTGAAACCCTCCGCATACCGGGACTCCATATCCAGAGCGATGGTAAAAAGACCACCACCCTGAAAAAATTCAAGCACATTGCAGGTGCGATTTCACACCTCATTCGCCGGGTTTCAGCCcaccacagaggcatgaaggagcgCGACCTATGTCACCTCAtccatgccttcgtcctcagctGTGTGCTTTACACAACCCCATATTTACACTTATCCCAACACGATACTAATGCCCTAGATGCCTcaatacgcaaggcgtacaaagtaGCACTAAAACTGCCCCTTAACACACCCACAGACCAACTACTCGGCCTGGACCTCCACTACACTATCGGGGAACTTGTAGAAGCCCACCGACAGGCGCAATACAATCGCCTGACACAGACATCCACTGGGCGGCACATCCTGGACTCCCTCAGGATCCGGATACCGGCTAACGACCCTACACTACTCGCCACCCCACGCCACATCCACCGTGAGCTGCTTATTAAGCCGctcccgaggaacatgcacccacaaCATCACGAAGAGCGCCGCCGAGCTCGAGCTAAGGTGCTCCATCGCTATGACGGCCCCGAACCGGAAGCCGTATGGGTGGACGCCGCATGCATGGGAGAGCAAGCGGTTGCCGCCGTGGTGGACTCCTCCCTCTCCCCACTCATTACACtacccctccccccacacacttCGCCAGAAGGTGCAGAGGAAGCTGCGATTGCCATTGCCATCACCCATACGGAAGCCCGGTACATAATAACAGATTCAAAAACAGCTATACTAAATTTTGCACGAGGTCGAGTCcatgttcctgctttttgcatactggACTCGCCCATTGCACCTCCACCCCGCCATGTGGAGCTGATATGGGTGCCTGCGCACTCCGGGAAtcccggaaacgaggctgccaactTTTTAGCCCGAGGTTCTATTAACCGGGCTCAGGTGGCCTCCGATCCAAGATTCACGAAGGAGCGCATGTACTCTTTCAGCGATCTGACGCAGGCGCTTATAGAGCCGCACGTCAGatctaccccccaccccacccatCCCTAGAGAACAGACATGCGACACTTTGGAGGCGACTCCAGGCCCACACACTCCCCTCCCTTGTCACCCTATCCCATTACCATCCCTCTGTTCCCACCCCACCTGCTCCCTCTGTCCCGAATCGTTCGCATCCGCCATCCACATCCTCTCGCTTTGCCCGGCGGACCCTCCctcgcggggcctggagcacctgacatcgtgggaggactgggagaccgaGCTCCGCTCAGAGGACTCGGCAACGCAGACCATCGCGACCAGCCGGGCTGCCAGTGTTATGGACCTACGGAACATAAACACTTGAGTGGAGTACGGTCGTGCGGGGGCCCAGGGCCCTGCGTGCCCCGAACACCTTTGTCTGATTAAtattttaacaacaacaacaacgacaggGGCACAACGCAAATCTCTAAACTAACtgcttattgggcgaacctgtgctcagaAAAGCAAGTAacagcacaatgatagcggcgtgCACACACGTCGGTCGCGAAAAGTCTGATCTTCTGCGGAtgaagcgcatcggcttttacacatgactcgtcgaaggttcgaGCGaagtcgctggtgcccgcgtgtttcGCCGAAAGTAACGCGCAAATCTGAttccacaaggttcggcgacaacagacaacggatagaaccagtGATAACGTTCGAGAGACTTCCGATACAGAAagtagcgtcttgcgctgagcgacaaCATGGTATAACACAGATTGATTGGGTCGCTAAAAGTGTTCACCCGAATCGTAAACAATTTATACGTGCGGCAATGCGCGTCCAGCTAGAATCGTTGTGAGCGTCCTCCTTCCAGCAGAACCGAGGTTTCAAAGCTCATGGGAGCATTGGCTGCTTTTAGCAAAAGACGATTGCAGTAttgtcgaaaaaaagaaagaacagggaGGAGGAGATATAGACCGGCTGGTCACAGACACCAGTAATTTAATATATAAAACAGCGACAGGCAAAATTCTGGGTTACTAAAAGGTGAACATTTCGCACCGGCTAAGTGACGCCATTTCGGTTCAAAGGGGACGTCATTAGTAATCCTTATCAcactcatcattatcatcatgatAGCGTGCTCAGGAAATACGTAAAGTGACAACACGTACacgaacaatgtcatcagcagcATTTtgagcctatttttatgtccactgctcgacgaaggcctttcccggcgatctccaattactcctgtcgtGTGCTGTAGCCTATTCGCAAGTTgcgcctgcaaacttcctaatatcATCACCCCACCAGATTCTcggtcgtcctcgactgcgataCCCTTCCTTCGGAACCCAATCTGAAATTTTGACATGGCCTGCACAGAGGCatttcttttcccccttgatgTCCACCAGAATATCCGCCTGCCCTCGTTTGATCTCTCATCCATACCGCTCTTTTCCTCTCGATTAAAGTcgagcgtaatattttttttttcgttccatcgctctttgcgcggttcttaatgcgAACGACGTAAATCGATCCCATGACAGAAAGAGGGTGCCCACCATATTGGTCTTGTACACGCTGTTCAGTTGCAGGTTTAACCAGAAGGTGGGCGGCATCATTCGGCCGGCACTCCACCATCGGTCGTCCTCGACAGTGTGTGCCAACGCCACCACGCCGTCCATCCACATGACGGTCCTGGCGCGCGGTGTAAGACATTCGCGGTAATCTTCCAGAGCAACTCGTAAAACTCTTACGAATGGTGTGACCCACCCTCGTCTACTGGATAGTGAAAGCACTGTACAGAGACCCCGAGCATCAGCGAACTGAACAAAATGTGATTCTGCTGCTAGAAAAAGGCACATTGGcccgaaagaaagaaatgaaaatgtgGGTAGGTGAGCTGAACGCCTGTTTCATAATATtactacataataataataacatcaTATTAATAGCTTTATAATTGACAGCGTTAGAATGGCATTTGCAACCGAACGTAGGcacattacgtacgtaaagaaatagcgttgtcatcACTACGCGTGCTCCGAATGTAATCgggtttctgtggtttacgtgcgctataaTAACGTACAtcatttggcgagtttaacgatCGCAATGCTTGGacacgctaagaaatagcgtggTTCAACGTGGTGGCCACCCATGGCACCCCGTTCAACGTGTATTCTCGTCATGGCGGTGCTTTCGTTCGctttgatcgccagtaactattgaaatgagctttggCTTCTTCTACACTCGCCTGAAACGTCAGTTACGAGTACTTCGCgcgtccaatttctgagatcgttcggcgattccggcAACCGTAGGCCAAACGAGATgcgtccgcatagcaacaacaggatgATTTCTAATGCGGTACGTGTCGCACGAGGCACTAGACGGCGTCCTGTCTTTTGACGTCTTCCTCAGGTTTGCGTTCCCGTATGTTAAACCCAAGTAGGTTATATACTAAGACTTCCGGAGTAGAGGTGGCTCTCTAAAAAGTAAAAATTGGTCGCCGCCATCTTGCTAGGGGCAAGGTGCCCGAACCGCCATAGCGGCCGTCGCAGAGCACAGAATACGTTCACCATACTTATAGATTTTGCGCTGCTTTAACTGTGCCTTATTGATCGTGGCAAGCGTTTAAAGGGCATTACAGCACCTCAGTGGCTGATAGCTGTACCAGTCGTGGAAAGATGACGCTGGGTTTATAGCATTTCACTTGAAACTTAAGCTCTCGTCGTTTGCTCACGACGGTGCCTATGCCGTTGGCACGTTTGCATCAGTTGGGAACGATTGGGAAGGTGCTGGTAGGTACGCGTATGTCACTATTTAATTTGCGTCTTAAATACTCGTTGACACGTCACTTTGCGTGGTTTTATACAGCGCATGCATTGGCTGCATATTTACAGAGGAGAGGGCGGGATTTCACCGTTAGCTTGCAGTGGGCTCGGGTGGCTCTCGAATACAAGATGTGCGTGTACGATGACATACTCTGATTTATACCGTGTAGTTACTGCGCAGCGTCTGTGTTTTAATAGAGAAGCCAGCGAGACACGCATATAACAAGAAAAAGCGCGGACACGAGGAGCGCTAAGCCTATTACAAGCGAAGAGTCGCAAGTACAGCGTTCGCCCTGTTTATTTCACTTGCACACGCATCTGTACGGTTCGTgggttttcttttccttcacttgCACTAACACGTCTATCAAGAAAATCTTCTGTAAAAGCTGTGCTTTAACACAAAAGCGTTAGCCCTCTATCacaagaaaattgcagagcactaAGGTTCTGGGTACACCACATTGCTGCGATAGAAAGAAAGCCTGAACATTGATTTCAAGACTTGTAATGCTTAAAACTTAATGGACGCCGAAGCTGGATTCCAAGCTGAGTTTTTATAGCGAATTTAAAAACAGCTGTATCACTTATGGAAGTGTTTTCTGCTGTTCCTATGTCTGTGTAGCTTTTCTCATTGATATGCTTCTGCTGTCACGTGTttcaaaataacattttatttcggCACATATAAATGTCAATTAACATTCACATTGAAGTTCATTGTGACGCAATCACTAGCTTCCGTAAAGGAACATCGAGTATTCCTAGTGTTAACAATGCTGTGTACTAGAATGTTCTGTACTAGTTCATATAGTACTGCGGTATAAATCAATGCTCCAGCGACGTGAAGTACCTTTTAGAACTATCTGCAGCAAATACAATATATTCAGTGCAGTTGTCTAGGTATCTGCAACCATGTCGTAGCGCCCACGAGATATAAAATGATTTTCGCGCCGTATAATCCAATGTATAGGCGGGAGGAAAACGTATTCGTTCATTATACAAGGTGGCTGAAATTCTATCACCTCAATTAGTGGGTCGACACACTaactgcatttgtgtaacaatcACACGAATCTACTTTCCATGGGATGGAGCATTCGTATTTTACCAAAGCGAGGAAGACTACAATTACCGCCTATCAAACGCAGTGGAGCGACGCGCGTATTTGGTGGCTCCTCATGCTGGAGCCACCCTCTGTTTCCCCCAGCAATATGGCCGCCGCCGGCTTCACTGGCTCTCGTAGGCTGCTGCATGCAGGGGCTGCCACTGTAGAAGCTTTATATAAACTCCTAGATCAAACTATGGATAAACTAAATGACCTGAAGAGGACGCGAGCCGTGACGTCTTGCAAAtgtgcttacgtttaacgtacaggcgccgacaaaagtggtatactccaggCAGCGGGAGCCGGGgaaacggcaaactgcatcgcaacgccatctacaggcaacATCTGGGATCgcgacagccaatgggtgccctttataatctgcaggcatgtcgcttgactcgtgtcaatctgtcgtgcttcagctcgccaaaacGCCGAGCGAAGCCGCTGCAGTAGCaa from the Dermacentor variabilis isolate Ectoservices chromosome 9, ASM5094787v1, whole genome shotgun sequence genome contains:
- the LOC142558431 gene encoding uncharacterized protein LOC142558431, which translates into the protein MPAATGMSKSMERQADSASSGGAKPAPPPPKPAPVAPKPPVTMTPMWKKPLLCSFEATLTPADLVFPDDGLCDISFFQVREDNYTFLRGEAGESDPAFGAFLAAAAKQTVTEHGVSLDCNKYVNTSEALKEPASRKTIKELWEKKIYHWASMNTYVLNPEEMRKALFHIMKDIKKIIEDEIKPNRPHYVVYTGTFRHPYRIENETKLFKTVMWMDGVVALAHTVEDDRWWSAGRMMPPTFWLNLQLNSVYKTNMGGGLFTIALDMESRYAEGFNLRHWASVQIDRDGGAWGAAITSDASERVGQHQVRAGVHTDAIADPSGRQEVVAYGEVEVLEEQPEPATSRAAVLGEAGTRAAMASWRLPFCGVPMLDPGHAGDDLEAPVVFRRDACMNRTCFQSRGLYSDGFKSSADTVTCMLESGKWPREA